The sequence gggtgaggttttggaattagggtttaaaattttataaaaaataaatattaaaataaaaaataaaaatttaaaaaacagtttcaaaaagtatttttaaattataaaaagaaaatttgaaaaaaaaataaaaaaaattcaaaaaaaaaatttcataaaaaaaaaagaaaaattttgaatctgaaatcatataatctgaaactataaaaaaattttttttttcatttttttatttttattttattttattttgtttgtttatttaattttaaaccaagggtattagggatattttacactttaatgaatgtcatttttgtgactttatccttctagtgctatttttgagacataaacttcaaaaggtgctattattgacaattgcccaaatatttttgttaatattactattttgctTTTGATTTTCTGTATATTATAAAAGTTAGTATTTAAGTAACTTGCCAAATGTTAATactttacatatataataacaCTAGTTTCGTTTTGCTTTTAGTTTTCTTGGaaatattaacattttgaaaaataataaattataattctaAATCACGAGTACTGACTATTAACTGTAAACCGGAGTTTAATTGGTTTTGACTTTTCTTCTTTACGGTACAAAATTGATGTCAACTATCAAacagagaaaagaaaataaaagttagTTAGCGGTTCAGCCGGTTCAACCGTCCGGTATTTTCCACTAACCTAGGGAGTTGCAAAACTTAATTTCCGTTTACCGTATAAGAAGAGAAGAACACAAACACAGGCCTCACCGTTTCCTGTTCTGTCCCAAATCAAAACTCGAACTAAACGAACTCTTGCCTGATTCGCAAATTCTCACGCTGCTGTGCTCTAATCTCGGTGAAAATATTGGGAGATGACATCAACGGCGCAAGGAGAACTCAAACAGAACCCTAAATCTCCAGTTGATTCTGGCTTCAGGTTAGTCTCTCTACTTTCTAGAGCAATTTACATGATTCCCAGGGCAAAAAGTAACGATTTTTTAATGTGGGCGTATCACAGCATGAGGAGGCAGAAGATAGCAGAACATAGAAAGTCTCTTCCTATTGCTTCAGGTGCGAGTTATTGCACTTACCCTATTCATACTTGCGTCTCGATGTCCGTGGAGACTAactatgattgtttttttttgtaataacagTGGAGAAAAGTCTTATTGAGGAGGTTCAAAAGAATGATATTCTGATTATTGTTGGTGAAACCGGTAGTTACCTTATTATCAATTCTCAACTAGTTTCTGGACCAAGTTGCATCATATGTTTTTTCTTGCTTTTGACAGAGTTGCCTCAGTTTCTGTTCAATGCTGGATTCTGTCGGGGAGGAAAGATGGTAGGGATATCACAGCCGAGTTGTATCGCTGCTGTGACTGTTGCTAAAAGGGTAGCTGAGGAGTGTGATGTTCAATTAGGCCAAAGGGTTGGTTACTCTATTATGTTTGATGATACTACTTGTAGCTCCACGAGCTTAAAATACATGACTGATGCTTTATTGTTGAGGTAAATTCAGAAACTTTATGCTGCTCTTTGATGATAGATAATCCTCTGATTGTTCTTCTcatcactgtttttttttttttgcagagaaGCCTTGGTGGATCCGCTTCTTTCTAGATATTCAGTCATTATTGTCGATGAAGCCCACGAGAGGACTGTTCATACTGATGTTCTACTGGCCTTGCTTAAAAAGGTGCAGCTGGATCGGTCAAAGGCTGCTAACGAGACAAGTGAGATTGGCAATAAAGGGTTAGAAGTACAAGCAAAAACAAATGTATCTCCGTTAAAGCTGATAATCATGTCTGCAAGTTTGGATGATGCACGTGTATTCTCTGAGTATTACGGTGGTGCCAAAGCTCTTCATGTGCAAGGGAGGAGACAGTTTACTGTGGACATTCTTTACACTGTTCATCCTGAAACAGATTATTATGTTGATGCAGCTTTGGTCATCACTATATTTCAGGTTAATTGATCTTGTTACCCTCTATCCAGCATTTAAAAGcttaaatctaattttttttacatttgttttttttttttgttttaaagattCATTTGGAGGAGAAGCCAGGTGATATACTTGTTTTCCTCACTGGACAAGATGAGATTGAATCTGTTGAAAGACTTGTCAAAGAAAGACTTGAGCATTTACCTGAAGACAAGAGGAAGCTACTTCCACTGCCTATCTTTTCATCAGATCAGCTGATGACAGTTTCAGCTCCTGCGCCTATTGGTTTCCGTAAGGTTAGAAATGTTCAGTTCAGCAACATTGTGGTTTATGGTTGAGACGTTGATAACTAATCGGTATTTTTCATATCTTAGGTGGTTTTGGCCACAAGTATAGCGGAGACATCGATTACAATTCCTGGAATAAGATATGTGGTAGACCCTGGGTGTGTTAAGGCACGAACCTATGATCCTAGCAAAGGAATGGAGACGCTTGATGTTGTTCCAGCATCAAAAACACAGGCTCTTCAAAGAAGGTACCATGTTCTGTATTCGCTTATGTTTCCACTTTTGATGGTTAGCTAGAGTTTTGAAGTTTTCATTCAATTttatatgcttttttttttactttagtgGGCGTGCAGGACGTGAGGGTCCTGGCAAATGTTTTCGTCTTTATCGTGAGAGGGAATTTGAGAAGATGGAGGATTCAACCAAACCAGAGATCAAGAGATGCAATCTCTCTAATGTCATTTTGCAGCTCAAGGCTCTGGGATATGATGATATTTTTGGATTTGATTTTATAGATAAACCATCAAGGTACTTCCTTTTGGCACATGGCTGAAGTATCTATTCTCTTAATTGCTTTGTTTAAAAAAAGAGATTGTCATCTGATGTTTAACAGGAGCGCCATTGTAAAAGCATTGGCGGAGTTGCGCTTGCTTGGTGCCTTGACGGATGATTGCAAACTAGAAGAACCGGCTGGTGATCAAATGGCACGGCTCCCAGTAGATCCAGTTTACTCAAGAGCTCTAATTTTGGCGAATCAGTCCTACTGTCTTGAGGAAATGTTAATCACTGTTGCAATGCTCTCTGTGGAATCCATATTTTGTGATCCTCCTcgtgagaagagagaagaggtgAGTGAGTAGAGATTAtctcattttttctttatatatacaaGTTCATGAAAGCAGCTGTATCTTTGTTTCGCCAGGCAAGAACTTCAAGAAACCACTTTGCTAGCGTTGAAGGGGATCATTTAACTTATCTTGGTGTTTATCGAGAGTCGAATGAGTTCTTGGAGGCGGAAAACAGTGAAGCCGAAGTTGatgaaattttgagaaaatggtGTAAGGACAACTTCGTGAATAGCCGTTCCTTGAAACATGCTCGTGACATTTATAGGTATGTCATGTCTTCTTTTGGCACATGATTTTGATTCCGTCTTGTGATCAGTTTTGAAAGTTATACATATATGCTTGTTGTGCAGACAAATTCGTGGGAGCGTTGAACAGATGGGTTTTAATGTGTCTTCATCCGGCAATGACATGCTTGAGTACCGTAGATGTCTTGCTGCATCGTTTTTCCTTAAAGCAGCTCAGAGACAAATGGATGGTACATACAGGTATATATAGTTAATGGTTCATTTGTTGTTTAAATATGTAAGAACAAAACTTTTGTAATCATGTAATGTCTTTGACAGGGCTTTGGAAAGTGGTGAGATTGTGCACATCCACCCAACTTCTGTTTTGTTCCGTTCCAAACCAGAGTGTGTTATCTTCAACGAGCTTATGCAAACCAGCAAAAAGTACATCAAGAACCTGACAAGAATTGATCCCTTATGGTTGGCTCCTCATCATTACAACACAGAAGAGTGACTTAACTCGAGTTATTGTTGTTTTTGTAGTTTATAACCTTCAAAACTCAAAAGGGCTATATTCCCTTGTGCTTAATCAAAGTGAATGATTGAAAATTTACAGAACTGGAAACCCATTTACTCTCTTTTTGTGTAAAAGCGAAAAGAAGACCACTCTGAAAACAAGGAAGCAGAGAGTACCTCTTGTTATACTCGTCTCCAACCATACAATGTGTTTGCATGACTGTATCTGTCCATTGTCCAATATAAGAGTGAGTCTTATTGCCTGCAGCCCTGCAGGTAATGGTGTTGTCGTTGGGACAACCACTACTGATGTTGGTTCTAttagaaaagagaaaaataaggTGTACAGTTCGAAAAGAGTCTATGTTAGTGACTGCGATGAAACAAAAACTCTTCTCTGAAACTAAAAACAACTTTAGAAATGCTGAAGATATAAGGCCAGGTCATGAGTTGACGAAGGTGAATAACAATCAATACACCAATGTATTTACCTTattatcctactatataaaagggactaaattcaaaGCTTTTgggactatccacctcagccaaaatattctcatccaaaaagaattaaaaataaatgtcatttagaagataattaactaacatacaacttttgatatttctaaaaatttcaaatttgtaactactaatttattaatagaatcatatatctatattgaattatgttctatttttaatcgttagacttcaagggtaaattaataatcaaatttgtaactactaatttattaatagaatcatatatctatattgaattatgttctatttttaatcgttagacttcaagagtaaataaattattaatttataatatatatagtttataactttatattgtagttataaataaagagaaaataaccggggaaggtgaagaagctcatgtaaaattatgtaattaaaatggtaaaatggtgagtatgatgacgtgaatctaagaaaatttgttataaaaattaaggtgatttcttcgtccactataatgatttaaaataaaatatatattcacataaataagtcaatatttgttgtttttttttgtaagatgttaagattatcattttttgaaaggttacactgttgtttttaaacaacttattacagcaaggaaacaaaaacaaccaacaacaactcaaggtaaaaaaaaaaccttaaggaagttttatacaagaaagataaaaagaagtagagaagaggagaaagaagaacttgccgggtaagagaggagacggtcacgcatcatacggtcgaGAGAGGCAAGGATGACTAATGAATGTGAGGAGACAACTATGAACACACGAGCATTACGCTCTTTCCACAGCAGGTAGATGGCTGACCgaaagtagagcttgatgactaGAGTAGCATGCGTATCTGcgttgacgcgaggttgattgatccaggctatataaaagggactaaattcaaggcttttgggactatccacctcagccaaaatattctcatccaaaaagaattagaaataaatgtcatttagaagataattaattaacatacaacttttgatatttctaaaaatttcaaatttgtaactactaatttattaatagaatcatatctatattgaattatgttctatttttaatcgttagacttcaagggtaaataaattattaatttataatatatatagtttataactttatattgtagttataattaaagagaaaataaccgagtagggtgaagaagctcatgtaaaattatgtaattaaaatggtaaaatagtGAGTATGATGACGttaatctaagaaaatttgttatACAAATTATGATGCTTTTttcgtccactataatgatttaaaataaaatatatatattcacataaataagtcaatatttgttgtttttttgtaagatgttaagattatcattttttgaaaggttacactgttgtttttaaacaacttattacagcaaagaaacaaaaacaaccaacaacaactcaaggtaaaaaaagtCTTAAGGAAGTTttatacaagaaagataaaaagaagtagagaagaggagaaagaagaacttgtcgggtaagagaggagacggtcacgcatcatacggtcgagagaggcaaggatgactgatgaaggtgaggagacagctgtgaacacacgagcattacgctatttccacagcaggtagatggctgactgaaagtagagcttgatgactggagtagcatgCGTATCTGCGTTGACGTGAGGTTGATTGATCCAGGCTGCAacagagtgtagatcagccggaggagaaatccaaacttcagcagcaaaaggctcccatatcaagcgagtgaaagagcactcaaagaagagatgatggtgagtctctatttccagattacaaagAACGCATGTTCCTGAGACATTTAACCCccaacgcctcaagcgatccttggttggcagtcttctccgcaaagccagccatgatataaacgTATTACGTAgaatatgttccttgaaccaaatagtcttgtgccaatatttgttgttgatagtgtttatattcttttctgacattagtatctatattttttagtaaactgatccaaagagattaatttgtggagctaaccaaacaaggattatagtgtttactttggaaaaagtaataggttgaatgatagatggcgtgcgtgttttttcacatggaaatctgcacatatattaaaatcgtaagatttgaatcatagagaaaataaagatagctaaaattcttctttgtcaaaatgcatagaagtgaattttatatgaatagagttttCCATTGCTTATAACAGTGTAATAAACTCCatgtgtaaaagaaaaaaaatgttatataagtgaaacaaaactttttttttcttgtgcctatagactcttcgcaatttgaagaagaaagaacatattgtgtgaaaatctttggctcggtcaaattttatccagttgtttataaaactgttgttatctgattcatgtaatttttcagtgttgatttaaaagcccaaaaaacccatctatactgactttttgatatattttttctgtgatttgaatttaaaaagagataaaactttcgataaattatgtaaactcagaacaagtatttagctttaaaaagcatttacatgtttcaaacttaaaatatatacatatataatgtttaaaattatgcatataaaacctgtgtaaaatgtgcctgaatatgtttatcttttttaatgtgttaatcgtactatatataacattattttaaaatttcgaaaagtttatgtcacatacaaaaaaccatcaataaaaaatatagttctccatctacaacaagaaaaatgaaaaattataaacatataaatttaaattaagaaaaactaacattggaaaaacaagaagttaatgtaaaaaaaaaaccgacaaataatattataaataaaataaatttataagacacaatccgcgcgaagcgcggaaaaaatctctagtaatATATAACTAGATGATAACATTCTGCGCACATCGCAAagtgagtttttataataatgcttatttattaaattattttgacattttacaacactacaatttttatcgaatataaaatgatgaatacaaatgttggactcttaaatatattaacgtattaaatctcattttaattatttttgaaattttatatacacaaaagaaaattaaagtttgcggctgacacaaatcaccaaaaccaaataggcaatatcgattgtataatgacgaaTAGGGATAAGGTTTTATGCTCTCGATTTCTTTACTATTTAATTTCCATAAGTGAtatcattttctacctctataaaattgtgattTCGTTCCCGTCTTTGTTTCATCGATatgagttaagttttttttttttttttacttcttctATGAATTCAGTGAATTACACAAgtgtcaattttaaaaaatagacatttttaaaaataatttcacttcagatacatatctaagaatcaaaattttgaaaaaattacctgcaaactatattaacaagttagtgttcaaatctaatatatcaagttgttatagaatataagggcagattcgaaatataaatgtttgtctagtatatatgcaacagctcggtctaaaaatcatctaatttaagaacaacaaaacaaattacttatttcaccagtTCGGATAATATAtgaatccgaacgggtaatatccgaacccgaatggatatccaaaGATAACCAAATATAAGTATATTTAACCCTGtatttctagtttatttctctcattttattcaaaatatttgtattaatggtGTTTAatgctcaaaattagataatatacatatatttatggacaaaatcatttgcttgtttcttgcattaacaaaagttgcatataaaatttcaaaacaactaCTAAATTAGTTTCTTTCTAACCTATTAATGGTTTactcttttaaaaattagaaaaccagttaagttaaaat is a genomic window of Brassica napus cultivar Da-Ae chromosome A2, Da-Ae, whole genome shotgun sequence containing:
- the LOC125575045 gene encoding pre-mRNA-splicing factor ATP-dependent RNA helicase DEAH10-like isoform X2; the protein is MTSTAQGELKQNPKSPVDSGFSMRRQKIAEHRKSLPIASVEKSLIEEVQKNDILIIVGETELPQFLFNAGFCRGGKMVGISQPSCIAAVTVAKRVAEECDVQLGQRVGYSIMFDDTTCSSTSLKYMTDALLLREALVDPLLSRYSVIIVDEAHERTVHTDVLLALLKKVQLDRSKAANETSEIGNKGLEVQAKTNVSPLKLIIMSASLDDARVFSEYYGGAKALHVQGRRQFTVDILYTVHPETDYYVDAALVITIFQIHLEEKPGDILVFLTGQDEIESVERLVKERLEHLPEDKRKLLPLPIFSSDQLMTVSAPAPIGFRKVVLATSIAETSITIPGIRYVVDPGCVKARTYDPSKGMETLDVVPASKTQALQRSGRAGREGPGKCFRLYREREFEKMEDSTKPEIKRCNLSNVILQLKALGYDDIFGFDFIDKPSRSAIVKALAELRLLGALTDDCKLEEPAGDQMARLPVDPVYSRALILANQSYCLEEMLITVAMLSVESIFCDPPREKREEARTSRNHFASVEGDHLTYLGVYRESNEFLEAENSEAEVDEILRKWCKDNFVNSRSLKHARDIYRQIRGSVEQMGFNVSSSGNDMLEYRRCLAASFFLKAAQRQMDGTYRALESGEIVHIHPTSVLFRSKPECVIFNELMQTSKKYIKNLTRIDPLWLAPHHYNTEE
- the LOC125575045 gene encoding pre-mRNA-splicing factor ATP-dependent RNA helicase DEAH10-like isoform X1, translated to MTSTAQGELKQNPKSPVDSGFSMRRQKIAEHRKSLPIASVEKSLIEEVQKNDILIIVGETGSYLIINSQLVSGPSCIICFFLLLTELPQFLFNAGFCRGGKMVGISQPSCIAAVTVAKRVAEECDVQLGQRVGYSIMFDDTTCSSTSLKYMTDALLLREALVDPLLSRYSVIIVDEAHERTVHTDVLLALLKKVQLDRSKAANETSEIGNKGLEVQAKTNVSPLKLIIMSASLDDARVFSEYYGGAKALHVQGRRQFTVDILYTVHPETDYYVDAALVITIFQIHLEEKPGDILVFLTGQDEIESVERLVKERLEHLPEDKRKLLPLPIFSSDQLMTVSAPAPIGFRKVVLATSIAETSITIPGIRYVVDPGCVKARTYDPSKGMETLDVVPASKTQALQRSGRAGREGPGKCFRLYREREFEKMEDSTKPEIKRCNLSNVILQLKALGYDDIFGFDFIDKPSRSAIVKALAELRLLGALTDDCKLEEPAGDQMARLPVDPVYSRALILANQSYCLEEMLITVAMLSVESIFCDPPREKREEARTSRNHFASVEGDHLTYLGVYRESNEFLEAENSEAEVDEILRKWCKDNFVNSRSLKHARDIYRQIRGSVEQMGFNVSSSGNDMLEYRRCLAASFFLKAAQRQMDGTYRALESGEIVHIHPTSVLFRSKPECVIFNELMQTSKKYIKNLTRIDPLWLAPHHYNTEE